Proteins from one Bacteroides mediterraneensis genomic window:
- a CDS encoding DMT family transporter: MKEAFIKLHLSILIAGGTGVFGRLISLNEGLLVWYRMMFASVMFFLLLSCLKKLRKVTFGDVAKIASVGLLLASHWIFFYGSIKASNVSIGVVCLSLMSIFTAIFEPLINRHRISLREILFSLVAVGGIVLIFHFDTRYRTGICMGVISSALASLFTIVNKKVAVNYTSSTMLMYEMLGGFLGLSCILPFYLHYFPVASILPGTQDFIYLLCLASVCTVGLYILQIQVLKVISAFTVNLSYNLEPIYSIIGAMIIFQEAKDLNFSFYLGLGLIVLSVVLQTLNVLSQHHKFVPSLYVKWKR, encoded by the coding sequence ATGAAGGAAGCATTTATAAAACTGCATCTTTCCATTCTCATTGCCGGAGGGACGGGCGTGTTCGGGAGACTGATTTCCCTGAACGAAGGACTGCTCGTGTGGTACCGGATGATGTTTGCCTCCGTGATGTTCTTTCTGTTGCTTTCGTGCCTGAAGAAGTTGCGGAAGGTCACTTTCGGCGATGTGGCAAAGATTGCCTCCGTGGGGCTGCTGCTGGCCAGCCACTGGATTTTCTTTTATGGAAGCATCAAGGCCTCCAACGTGTCCATCGGTGTGGTTTGCCTGTCGCTGATGAGCATCTTTACCGCCATCTTTGAGCCCCTCATCAACCGTCACCGCATTTCCTTGCGGGAGATTCTGTTCAGCCTGGTGGCCGTGGGGGGCATCGTGCTGATTTTCCATTTCGACACCCGCTACCGGACCGGTATCTGCATGGGCGTCATCTCGTCGGCCCTGGCTTCGCTGTTTACCATTGTCAACAAGAAAGTGGCCGTGAACTATACCTCCAGCACCATGCTGATGTACGAGATGCTGGGCGGTTTCCTGGGCCTGTCGTGCATCCTGCCTTTCTACCTTCATTATTTCCCCGTGGCCTCCATTCTGCCCGGGACACAGGATTTCATTTACCTGCTCTGTCTGGCGTCGGTATGTACCGTCGGACTCTATATCCTCCAGATTCAGGTGCTGAAAGTCATTTCCGCCTTTACGGTCAATCTGAGCTACAACCTCGAGCCGATATACAGCATCATCGGGGCCATGATCATTTTCCAGGAAGCCAAGGACCTGAACTTCAGTTTCTATCTGGGCCTGGGACTGATTGTGCTGTCGGTGGTGCTCCAGACCCTCAACGTGCTGTCGCAGCACCATAAGTTTGTACCCTCACTCTACGTCAAATGGAAACGCTGA
- a CDS encoding VWA domain-containing protein, producing the protein MHTGKRTRNIRLKDLKTAYLEQLRERSRARMEEYLQGRTVLESELEECVWDYYRKTVPSLQEFYSRYTPEWEVFYANETLSSADFLTFLQRMETAFRKRYTLAELDVSYYIGRLSQLPEGSEERAALQELFLDKWHHLLSVKEYDYQYQHLFRLCDGFALLDKSFGLKTEGNLRGSRVKWLLRNHPELYQKVVPYEKAMEQNRQIRELVRCLGKNVGGRKESFDSLSGLRADSLIHHAAQSDVEGVTLGDDLNSLLPVEYCYLTDEVLYPFFMQRYVEKRLQQFDSYSCEDRSDRSPEKKKVSAQGPYIICVDTSGSMREGRERLAKSAVLAIARLTEATSRKCYVINFSEDIQTLLVRDLKTDFPVLVDFLQRRFDGGTDVRPAFAEALMMLRTHGWHRADVVLISDFEMPPPDDALLADIHRARLRGTSFYALVFGTHPETDYLHECEKYWEMY; encoded by the coding sequence ATGCATACCGGAAAGAGAACGAGGAATATCCGTCTGAAAGACCTGAAAACAGCCTATTTGGAGCAACTTCGTGAGCGGAGCCGGGCGCGGATGGAAGAATACCTTCAGGGGCGGACGGTGCTGGAGAGCGAGCTGGAAGAATGTGTGTGGGACTATTACCGCAAGACGGTGCCCTCGCTTCAGGAATTCTATTCCCGCTATACCCCCGAATGGGAAGTCTTCTATGCCAACGAAACCCTTTCGTCGGCCGATTTCCTGACCTTCCTGCAACGGATGGAAACGGCTTTCCGCAAGCGCTATACCTTGGCCGAACTCGATGTGTCCTATTACATCGGTCGCCTGTCCCAGCTCCCCGAAGGAAGCGAAGAACGTGCGGCCTTGCAGGAACTCTTCTTGGACAAGTGGCACCATCTGCTCTCGGTGAAGGAATACGACTACCAGTACCAGCACCTCTTCCGCCTGTGCGACGGGTTCGCCCTGCTGGACAAGTCGTTCGGTCTGAAAACGGAGGGCAACCTCCGGGGCTCGCGCGTGAAATGGCTGTTGCGGAACCATCCGGAACTCTATCAGAAAGTGGTGCCCTATGAGAAAGCCATGGAGCAGAACCGCCAGATACGCGAGCTGGTGCGCTGCCTGGGAAAGAACGTGGGCGGACGGAAAGAAAGTTTCGACTCCCTGTCGGGACTTCGGGCCGACAGTCTGATTCATCATGCCGCCCAAAGCGACGTGGAAGGAGTGACCTTGGGCGACGACCTCAACAGCCTGCTGCCTGTGGAGTATTGCTACCTCACGGACGAGGTACTCTATCCCTTCTTCATGCAGCGCTATGTGGAAAAACGCCTGCAACAGTTCGACTCCTATTCCTGTGAGGACCGTTCCGACCGTTCGCCGGAGAAAAAGAAAGTCAGTGCCCAGGGCCCCTATATCATTTGTGTGGACACCTCCGGTTCCATGCGCGAAGGCCGCGAACGCCTGGCCAAGTCGGCCGTGCTGGCCATTGCCCGACTGACGGAAGCCACCTCGCGGAAATGTTACGTCATTAACTTCTCAGAAGACATCCAAACCCTTCTGGTGCGCGATTTGAAGACCGATTTCCCTGTGCTGGTGGACTTCCTGCAACGTCGTTTCGACGGCGGTACCGATGTGCGTCCGGCTTTTGCCGAAGCGCTGATGATGCTGCGTACCCACGGCTGGCATCGGGCCGATGTGGTACTGATTTCCGATTTCGAGATGCCCCCTCCCGATGATGCGCTGCTGGCCGACATCCATCGTGCCCGTTTGCGGGGTACTTCCTTCTATGCGCTGGTGTTCGGTACTCATCCGGAAACGGACTACCTTCACGAGTGTGAAAAGTACTGGGAGATGTATTGA
- a CDS encoding AAA family ATPase, with amino-acid sequence METLKNRIEQLLDTLNKRVYGKEEVMALALLSAVAGESIFLLGPPGVAKSMVARRLKLLFRGGTAFEYLMSRFSTPDEIFGPVSIAKLKNEDTYERMTEGYLPTATVVFLDEIWKAGPAIQNALLTVINEKIYRNGQFSVRVPMKGLIAASNELPASGQGLEALYDRFLVRKLVGGIEDLSEFDQMILTADESEPEVDEQLAVSDEEYRQWQEQMKAVGLHYSVLEVIHSLKDKLEDYNRQLENADVPASPALYVSDRRWKKIVRLLRASAFLQGNTEVRLSDCLLMVHCLWNETGQIDWVRDAVLTAVGESVRGYVLNLSGIETDLQALKKELDSAGALRERADAGLQLVDAYYYQVERVRLAGRLLLFASDYQQLDDTGKQFYLHKDKYKTDCYVLKKYDPSMRGKVSPSKVYTLRRGRRSVFINDYEYPLLCTPDCTALPAMEVQSYEDLPARFSRLEQQLGHVEAHCGDWVKEEADYCANHLFVGRREKEAMSRILGEPTKALFRYRNELEEMKHAYRKENEEYPSERPENSLFGATS; translated from the coding sequence ATGGAAACGCTGAAAAACCGTATCGAGCAACTGCTGGACACCCTCAACAAGCGGGTGTACGGCAAGGAAGAAGTCATGGCCCTGGCGCTGCTTTCGGCTGTGGCAGGAGAGAGTATCTTCCTGCTGGGCCCTCCGGGAGTAGCCAAGAGTATGGTAGCCCGTCGGCTGAAACTCCTGTTCCGCGGAGGTACCGCGTTCGAATACCTCATGTCGCGTTTCAGTACCCCCGACGAGATTTTCGGCCCCGTGTCCATCGCCAAGTTGAAAAACGAGGACACCTACGAGCGTATGACCGAAGGCTATCTGCCCACCGCCACCGTGGTCTTTCTGGATGAAATCTGGAAAGCCGGTCCCGCCATACAGAATGCCCTGCTGACCGTCATCAACGAGAAAATCTACCGCAACGGACAGTTTTCCGTGCGGGTGCCCATGAAGGGGCTGATTGCCGCCTCGAACGAACTCCCCGCTTCGGGGCAAGGGCTGGAAGCCCTATACGACCGTTTCCTGGTGCGCAAGCTGGTGGGCGGCATTGAAGACCTGTCCGAATTCGACCAGATGATTCTGACCGCCGATGAAAGCGAGCCGGAGGTGGACGAGCAACTGGCCGTGAGCGACGAAGAATACCGACAATGGCAAGAACAGATGAAGGCCGTCGGTCTGCACTATTCCGTGCTGGAAGTGATTCATTCCCTCAAGGACAAGCTGGAAGACTACAACCGCCAGCTGGAAAATGCCGATGTGCCCGCTTCACCCGCCCTGTATGTGTCCGACCGCCGTTGGAAGAAAATCGTACGCCTGCTGCGGGCCTCCGCCTTCCTGCAAGGGAACACCGAGGTGCGCCTGTCCGACTGCCTGCTGATGGTACACTGCCTGTGGAACGAGACCGGACAGATAGACTGGGTGCGCGATGCCGTGCTGACCGCGGTAGGAGAGAGCGTGCGCGGCTATGTGCTGAACCTCTCCGGCATTGAAACCGACCTGCAAGCCCTGAAGAAAGAACTCGACTCGGCAGGAGCCCTGCGCGAGCGGGCCGATGCCGGACTGCAACTGGTCGATGCGTATTATTACCAGGTGGAGCGCGTGCGGCTGGCCGGACGGTTGCTCCTCTTCGCTTCCGACTACCAGCAACTGGACGATACCGGCAAGCAGTTCTACCTGCATAAAGACAAATACAAGACCGACTGTTACGTGCTGAAGAAATACGACCCCTCGATGCGCGGCAAGGTATCCCCTTCGAAAGTCTACACCCTTCGTCGGGGCCGCCGTTCGGTGTTCATCAACGATTATGAATACCCCTTGCTGTGCACGCCCGACTGCACCGCCCTGCCCGCCATGGAAGTACAGTCGTACGAAGACCTTCCCGCCCGCTTCAGTCGGCTGGAACAGCAGCTCGGCCACGTGGAAGCCCATTGCGGCGACTGGGTGAAAGAAGAAGCCGACTATTGCGCGAACCATCTGTTTGTCGGACGAAGAGAAAAAGAAGCCATGAGCCGGATACTGGGCGAGCCGACGAAAGCCCTGTTCCGCTATCGGAACGAATTGGAGGAAATGAAACATGCATACCGGAAAGAGAACGAGGAATATCCGTCTGAAAGACCTGAAAACAGCCTATTTGGAGCAACTTCGTGA
- a CDS encoding acyl-CoA carboxylase subunit beta: MTTAEQYKKFEELDKLASQGGGVERVEKQHANGHMTARERIDMLLDKGTFNEIDKFVIHHCTDFGMDKKHIPGDGIVCGYGKIDGRLVYVYAYDFTVYGGTLSATGAQKIVKVQELALKNGAPVIALNDSGGARIQEGVGSISGYASIFYQNTIASGVIPQISAILGPCAGGACYSPALTDFIFMVKEKSHMFITGPDVVKAVTHEEVDKEELGGAYTHSSKSGVTHFLCDTEEETLMSIRELLSFLPSNNMEDAPMIPCTDDIRRAEESLMTVIPDDPNMPYDIKNIIEPVVDNHYFFEVMPHFAKNIVVGFARLGGRSVGIVANQPAYLAGVLDIDASDKASRFIRFCDCFNIPIVTFEDVPGFLPGCTQEHNGIIRHGAKIVYAYAEATVPKITVITRKAYGGAYIVMNSKPIGADVNFSYPTAEIAVMGADGAVNILYRKATPEEKAKAVEEYKEKFSNPYRAAEQGYIDEIILPKDTRYKLIQALEMTQNKSQSNPPKKHGNMPL; this comes from the coding sequence ATGACAACAGCAGAACAATATAAGAAATTTGAGGAGCTGGACAAGCTGGCTTCTCAGGGCGGCGGTGTAGAACGCGTGGAAAAACAGCACGCCAACGGTCACATGACAGCCCGCGAACGTATCGACATGTTGCTCGACAAGGGTACGTTCAATGAAATCGACAAATTTGTAATCCACCATTGCACAGACTTTGGCATGGACAAGAAACACATTCCGGGCGACGGCATCGTATGCGGTTACGGTAAGATTGACGGCCGTCTGGTATATGTATATGCATACGACTTCACCGTGTATGGCGGTACGCTGAGTGCGACCGGTGCCCAGAAAATCGTGAAGGTACAGGAACTGGCGCTGAAGAACGGTGCTCCGGTCATTGCCTTGAACGACTCAGGTGGTGCCCGTATCCAGGAAGGTGTGGGCAGTATCTCCGGTTACGCTTCCATCTTCTATCAGAACACCATTGCTTCGGGTGTGATTCCGCAGATTTCAGCCATCTTGGGTCCGTGTGCGGGAGGTGCCTGCTATTCTCCGGCCCTGACCGACTTTATCTTCATGGTGAAGGAAAAGAGCCACATGTTCATCACCGGTCCGGACGTAGTGAAAGCCGTGACCCACGAAGAAGTGGACAAGGAAGAACTGGGTGGTGCCTATACCCACAGCAGCAAGAGCGGTGTGACACACTTCCTTTGCGATACGGAAGAAGAAACCCTGATGAGCATCCGTGAACTGTTGAGCTTCCTTCCTTCCAACAACATGGAAGATGCGCCGATGATTCCTTGCACCGACGATATCCGCCGTGCGGAAGAATCGCTGATGACAGTCATTCCGGACGACCCGAACATGCCGTATGATATCAAGAATATCATCGAGCCGGTGGTCGACAACCATTATTTCTTTGAAGTGATGCCTCACTTTGCCAAGAACATCGTAGTCGGATTTGCCCGTCTGGGCGGACGTTCCGTAGGTATCGTGGCCAACCAGCCTGCTTACCTGGCCGGTGTGCTCGACATCGATGCCTCTGACAAGGCTTCCCGCTTCATCCGTTTCTGCGACTGCTTCAATATTCCTATCGTGACGTTCGAAGACGTGCCGGGCTTCCTGCCGGGATGCACACAGGAACACAACGGTATCATCCGTCACGGAGCGAAGATTGTGTATGCCTATGCAGAAGCTACCGTACCTAAGATTACCGTGATTACCCGTAAGGCTTACGGAGGTGCTTACATCGTGATGAACAGCAAACCGATTGGTGCCGATGTGAACTTCTCTTACCCGACTGCCGAAATCGCCGTAATGGGTGCCGACGGTGCCGTAAACATCCTCTACCGCAAGGCTACTCCGGAAGAGAAAGCCAAGGCAGTGGAAGAATACAAGGAAAAATTCTCCAATCCTTACCGTGCGGCCGAACAGGGTTACATCGATGAAATCATCCTGCCGAAAGATACCCGTTACAAACTGATTCAGGCATTGGAAATGACTCAGAACAAGAGCCAGAGCAATCCGCCGAAGAAACACGGCAACATGCCGCTGTAA